From Fusobacteriaceae bacterium, one genomic window encodes:
- a CDS encoding VOC family protein, translating to MLIDLSVNVNREMIQNMKSYAAKEEAFSVLDLFGHLGTHFDVQDKVFDLENLRRKGRVFDVSAVTEGEIKASNIDLTLVEAKDFVMFYTGTLQKKQYGSKEYFSSHPELSWDLITALTEKGVSMIGIDAGGIRLPATHSKADYYCADRNVFVVENLDNLEKILQTVGSGAPFTAETYPLSFTGATGLPCRVIARIEETSAIKMAHIALYVKDLEAGKKFYETYFQAQASSKYHNPKTTFQSYFLTFGKGAGIELCTRENLSPRASGEYPPGFAHISLSVGDKNAVDALTERLRKDGYAIASEPRTTGDGYYESVVLDPEGNPVEITV from the coding sequence ATGCTTATTGATTTATCCGTAAACGTAAACCGGGAAATGATTCAAAACATGAAATCCTACGCCGCAAAAGAGGAAGCCTTTTCCGTCCTTGATCTCTTCGGCCATCTGGGGACGCATTTTGACGTGCAGGACAAGGTTTTTGACCTCGAAAATCTCCGGCGAAAAGGCCGCGTGTTCGACGTAAGCGCCGTCACGGAAGGGGAAATCAAAGCTTCCAATATTGATCTGACGCTGGTAGAAGCGAAGGATTTTGTGATGTTTTACACCGGGACCCTGCAAAAAAAACAGTACGGCTCCAAGGAGTACTTTTCATCCCACCCGGAATTATCCTGGGATTTGATCACAGCGCTTACGGAAAAAGGCGTCTCCATGATCGGAATTGACGCGGGCGGCATAAGGCTTCCCGCCACCCATTCCAAGGCCGATTATTATTGCGCCGACCGGAATGTCTTTGTCGTGGAGAATCTGGACAACCTCGAAAAAATATTGCAGACGGTGGGATCGGGCGCGCCCTTCACAGCGGAAACCTATCCGCTTTCCTTTACTGGGGCGACGGGACTACCCTGCCGCGTCATCGCAAGAATCGAAGAGACGTCAGCAATAAAAATGGCGCACATCGCGCTCTATGTAAAAGATCTGGAAGCGGGCAAAAAATTCTACGAGACATATTTTCAGGCCCAAGCGTCCTCAAAATACCACAATCCCAAGACCACATTCCAATCCTATTTTCTGACCTTCGGGAAAGGCGCCGGAATCGAATTGTGCACAAGAGAGAATCTGAGCCCCCGCGCTTCGGGGGAATACCCACCGGGATTCGCCCATATTTCTCTGTCAGTAGGCGATAAAAACGCGGTGGATGCGCTGACAGAGCGCCTGCGAAAGGACGGATACGCCATCGCGAGCGAGCCCAGGACCACGGGAGACGGCTATTACGAGAGCGTCGTGCTTGATCCCGAGGGAAATCCCGTTGAAATCACTGTGTAG
- a CDS encoding GNAT family N-acetyltransferase → MKTERTGFSRWTEGDLELARLLWGDPETTRYICASGVFTEGDIVARLEKEIENGKRYGVQYWPIFELSTGKLIGCCGLRPYDLDDNIYEIGFHLRGAFQGKGFAPEAANAVISLAKTTLRAKSLFAGHNPKNIVSAKVLAKLGFSYTGDEFYAPTGLYHPSYLLATQ, encoded by the coding sequence ATGAAAACGGAAAGAACCGGATTTTCCCGGTGGACGGAAGGGGATCTTGAGCTCGCCCGCCTGCTGTGGGGAGACCCGGAAACAACCCGATACATTTGCGCCTCGGGCGTATTTACCGAAGGGGACATCGTGGCGCGTCTCGAAAAGGAAATCGAAAACGGGAAACGCTACGGCGTTCAATATTGGCCGATTTTTGAGCTATCCACGGGAAAACTCATCGGTTGTTGCGGCCTCAGGCCCTATGACCTCGATGACAACATCTATGAAATCGGTTTCCATTTGCGCGGCGCGTTCCAGGGAAAAGGTTTTGCGCCGGAAGCGGCAAACGCCGTGATTTCTCTCGCAAAGACTACCCTCAGAGCGAAAAGCCTTTTCGCCGGACACAACCCGAAAAATATTGTATCCGCCAAGGTTCTTGCGAAATTGGGCTTTTCCTATACCGGCGATGAATTTTACGCGCCTACGGGGCTGTACCACCCTTCCTATTTGCTCGCTACACAGTGA
- a CDS encoding DUF6364 family protein — MTKKLTLSLDPSVIDFAHNFSKKSSVSISKIVENYFRELMKPEPDDMKREVIAMCGILAGRNLPDKKQMRKIFHEDHID, encoded by the coding sequence ATGACCAAAAAACTTACGCTGAGTCTGGATCCTTCAGTAATTGACTTTGCTCACAATTTCTCAAAAAAATCAAGCGTTTCGATATCGAAAATAGTCGAAAACTATTTCCGGGAATTGATGAAACCCGAGCCGGACGACATGAAGCGAGAAGTTATCGCAATGTGCGGGATATTGGCAGGCAGGAATCTACCGGACAAAAAACAAATGAGGAAGATTTTTCATGAAGATCACATTGATTGA
- the rplM gene encoding 50S ribosomal protein L13, which produces MKKYTFMQRKEDVVREWLHYDADGKILGRLAVEIAKKLMGKEKVTFTPHIDNGDYVVVTNAAKIAVTGKKLTDKIYYNHSGYPGGLRKRTLGVILDKRPEELLMLAVSRMLPKNKLGREQLTRLRVFSGDTHDHQAQNPKKVEF; this is translated from the coding sequence GTGAAAAAATATACGTTCATGCAACGAAAAGAAGATGTGGTCAGAGAATGGCTGCATTACGACGCCGATGGCAAGATCCTGGGCCGCCTCGCGGTGGAAATCGCGAAAAAGCTCATGGGCAAAGAAAAAGTGACCTTCACGCCCCACATTGACAACGGGGATTACGTGGTGGTAACGAACGCCGCCAAGATCGCGGTCACCGGCAAAAAACTTACGGACAAAATCTACTACAATCATTCGGGCTATCCCGGCGGACTCCGGAAACGCACGTTGGGCGTAATCCTCGACAAGCGGCCGGAAGAATTGCTGATGCTGGCTGTCAGCAGAATGCTTCCTAAAAACAAACTGGGCAGAGAACAGTTGACTCGTTTGAGAGTGTTCTCGGGTGATACACATGATCATCAGGCGCAGAATCCAAAAAAGGTTGAGTTTTAA
- the rpsI gene encoding 30S ribosomal protein S9, with translation MAEINQFRGTGRRKTSIARVRLVPGGSGVEINGKQMNEYFGGREILHRIVEQPLILTETLNKFKVLVTVNGGGDSGQAGAIRHGIARALVTTDETLRPALREAGFLTRDSRMVERKKYGKKKARRSPQFSKR, from the coding sequence GTGGCAGAAATCAATCAGTTCAGAGGAACCGGAAGACGGAAGACTTCCATAGCGAGAGTTAGACTGGTACCCGGCGGATCCGGGGTGGAAATAAACGGAAAGCAAATGAATGAATATTTCGGCGGACGGGAGATCCTGCACAGGATCGTCGAGCAACCCCTGATCCTGACCGAGACCCTGAATAAGTTCAAGGTTCTCGTGACGGTAAACGGCGGCGGCGATTCCGGGCAGGCCGGCGCGATCCGACACGGCATCGCGAGGGCCCTCGTGACCACCGACGAGACATTGCGGCCGGCCCTTCGGGAAGCGGGTTTTCTGACCCGGGATTCCCGCATGGTGGAACGCAAGAAGTACGGGAAGAAAAAGGCCCGGCGCAGTCCCCAGTTCAGCAAGAGATAA
- the trmFO gene encoding FADH(2)-oxidizing methylenetetrahydrofolate--tRNA-(uracil(54)-C(5))-methyltransferase TrmFO, translating into MIKTDYVVVAGAGLAGCEAAWQLAKRGIPVRLYEMKPEKFTPAHHSPDFAELVCSNSLGSNDIEKAAGLMKQELRLLDSLLIRIADEKSVPAGQALAVDREGFSRAVTEEIHRTPGIEVIARELTEIPEDRHVLLATGPLTSETLSAKIRELCGSEYLYFYDAAAPIVTAESVDMDHAYLQSRYDKGEGQYINCPLTEEEYGIFYRELLAAERVPPKVFEKEKLFDACMPVEKIAATGEKTLIFGPLKPKGLTNPRTGREDYAVVQLRQDDGAGRLYNLVGFQTNLKWGEQKRVFSLIPALRRAEFVRYGVMHRNTFINSAKLLDGSLCLKSRDNVWFAGQLTAAEGYVCAVATGALAGINIARRIKGRPPFILDERTATGAIIRYITTDNDNLQPMGPNFGVMKGPDPPIRDKRKKAQKMAETAIQYLETKLEEDIFGI; encoded by the coding sequence ATGATCAAGACAGATTACGTCGTCGTGGCGGGGGCCGGTCTCGCCGGCTGCGAGGCCGCCTGGCAGCTGGCGAAGCGGGGCATCCCCGTCAGATTATACGAGATGAAGCCGGAAAAATTTACGCCGGCCCATCATTCGCCGGATTTTGCCGAGCTCGTCTGCAGCAATTCCCTCGGGAGCAACGACATCGAAAAGGCGGCGGGCCTCATGAAACAAGAATTGAGGCTTTTGGATTCCCTTTTGATCCGTATCGCGGACGAAAAGTCCGTCCCTGCCGGACAGGCCCTGGCCGTGGACAGGGAGGGCTTTTCCCGGGCCGTGACCGAAGAGATCCACAGGACGCCGGGGATCGAAGTGATCGCCCGGGAGTTGACGGAAATTCCCGAAGACCGCCATGTGCTGCTGGCCACGGGGCCTTTGACCTCAGAGACGCTTTCGGCGAAGATCCGGGAGCTGTGCGGGAGCGAATATCTCTATTTCTATGACGCCGCCGCTCCCATCGTGACGGCGGAATCGGTCGATATGGACCACGCTTACCTGCAATCCCGCTATGACAAAGGCGAAGGCCAATACATCAACTGCCCTCTGACCGAAGAAGAATACGGGATATTTTATCGGGAACTCCTCGCCGCGGAGCGGGTCCCGCCCAAAGTCTTTGAGAAGGAAAAGCTGTTTGACGCCTGCATGCCCGTGGAAAAAATCGCCGCCACCGGAGAAAAAACCCTGATTTTCGGGCCTCTGAAGCCCAAAGGGCTGACGAATCCCCGGACGGGCCGGGAAGACTACGCCGTCGTGCAACTGAGGCAGGATGACGGCGCGGGCAGACTTTACAACCTGGTGGGCTTTCAAACAAACCTCAAGTGGGGCGAGCAAAAACGGGTGTTTTCCTTAATCCCCGCCCTGCGGCGGGCCGAGTTTGTCCGCTACGGCGTCATGCACCGGAATACGTTTATCAACTCGGCAAAACTCCTTGACGGCAGCCTTTGCCTCAAGTCCCGGGACAACGTCTGGTTCGCGGGTCAACTGACCGCCGCGGAGGGCTATGTCTGCGCCGTGGCCACCGGCGCCCTGGCGGGGATCAACATCGCCCGCAGAATCAAAGGGCGGCCGCCCTTTATTCTTGATGAACGGACAGCCACGGGGGCCATTATCCGCTATATCACGACCGACAACGACAATCTTCAGCCCATGGGCCCCAATTTCGGCGTCATGAAAGGGCCGGACCCGCCGATCCGGGACAAGCGGAAAAAAGCCCAAAAAATGGCCGAAACGGCCATTCAATATTTGGAAACGAAGCTGGAGGAAGATATATTTGGTATATGA
- the topA gene encoding type I DNA topoisomerase, with protein sequence MEKKNLVIVESPAKAKTIEKILGADFKVVASNGHVRDLPKSRLGVDVKDNFKPSYGTIKGKGETLKLLRTLAKKADKVYLASDPDREGEAIAWHISDLLKLPPNDKNRIEFNEITESAVRNSIKKPRKIDMDKVNAQQARRILDRLVGYGISPFLWKSISSKTSAGRVQSVALKIICDLEDTIRNFVPVRYWEIKGEFPHELLLSLYRADGEKVDRVTDEAVVLDVKSVEKKEFTVIEAKVSKRSKNPPLPLKTSTLQQLASSYLGFSPSRTMRIAQGLYEGIDVKGAHVGLITYMRTDSTRISAEAKDMAKTYILKNFGQAYVGHSREAKAKEGQNIQDAHEGIRPTDIALTPEIAAKYLEKDQEKLYRLIWERFLISQLAPMRYDQFELIVERGRYQFRGALNKITFDGYYKVFKDEDELPLGDFPDIKTGETLKLNRLLTKEDYTKPPARLTESSLVKKLEAEGIGRPSTYASIIDTLKKREYVEINSGKSLVPTSLGYEVKEKLDDHFPDIMNIKFTAEMEKDLDQISEGEKDWVRVLTEFNDELTKDIDKFATVVEEENAKIVASDVDCTCGAGKMILKSGRYGRYLACPDEAQPCDYKISLRGIDIPVEDLKNGEIHVKEAVAEREEARKGRPTDVFTEDGARLLLKLGRFGSYLESERYESDQIRQPLPPEIRKMLASGTETVVDGVVQLKAFMDKLKAEDDAILAKAGVCDKCGKPFKIMRGRWGKFLACTGYPDCKNIKKIDRPKKEGTAAETVKTAKTTKTAGKAAKAKKITVKKTTKSK encoded by the coding sequence TTGGAGAAAAAGAATCTGGTGATCGTGGAATCGCCGGCCAAAGCCAAGACCATAGAAAAAATCCTCGGCGCGGATTTCAAGGTCGTGGCCTCAAACGGACACGTGCGGGATCTGCCCAAGAGCAGGCTCGGCGTCGACGTCAAGGACAATTTCAAGCCGTCTTACGGCACCATAAAAGGAAAGGGGGAAACGCTGAAACTGCTGCGAACCCTCGCGAAAAAAGCGGACAAAGTCTATCTGGCCTCAGATCCGGATCGGGAAGGGGAAGCCATTGCCTGGCATATCTCCGACCTGTTGAAATTGCCGCCCAACGACAAAAACAGAATCGAATTCAATGAAATCACCGAAAGCGCGGTCCGCAACTCCATCAAAAAACCGCGGAAGATCGATATGGACAAGGTCAACGCCCAGCAGGCCCGCAGGATCCTCGACAGGCTCGTGGGTTACGGGATCAGCCCCTTTCTCTGGAAGAGCATTTCCAGCAAGACCAGCGCCGGCCGCGTGCAATCCGTGGCCCTCAAGATCATCTGCGACCTTGAGGATACGATCCGGAATTTCGTGCCGGTCCGCTACTGGGAGATCAAGGGGGAGTTTCCCCACGAGCTTCTGCTTTCCCTCTACAGGGCCGACGGGGAAAAAGTCGACCGGGTGACCGACGAAGCCGTCGTCCTCGACGTCAAAAGCGTCGAGAAAAAAGAGTTTACGGTGATCGAGGCCAAGGTAAGCAAGCGGTCGAAGAATCCGCCGCTTCCCTTGAAGACGAGCACCCTGCAGCAATTGGCCTCTTCGTATCTGGGATTTTCCCCTTCGCGGACCATGCGGATCGCCCAGGGCCTTTACGAGGGCATCGACGTCAAAGGCGCCCATGTGGGGCTGATCACTTATATGAGAACGGATTCGACCCGGATCTCGGCGGAAGCGAAGGATATGGCCAAAACCTATATCCTCAAAAATTTCGGCCAGGCCTATGTGGGCCACAGCCGGGAAGCCAAGGCCAAGGAAGGACAGAACATCCAGGACGCCCACGAGGGCATCCGGCCCACGGACATCGCCCTGACGCCCGAGATCGCCGCCAAATACCTCGAAAAGGACCAGGAAAAGCTCTACAGACTGATTTGGGAGCGCTTTTTGATCTCGCAGCTGGCGCCCATGAGATACGACCAGTTTGAGTTGATCGTCGAACGGGGGCGCTACCAGTTCCGCGGCGCGCTGAACAAAATCACGTTTGACGGGTATTACAAAGTCTTCAAGGACGAGGACGAACTGCCTCTCGGCGATTTCCCCGACATCAAGACCGGCGAGACCCTGAAGCTCAACCGACTCCTGACGAAGGAAGACTACACGAAACCGCCGGCCAGGCTGACGGAATCCTCCCTGGTGAAAAAACTGGAAGCCGAGGGCATCGGACGCCCCTCGACCTACGCGTCCATCATCGATACGCTGAAAAAGCGGGAATATGTGGAAATCAACTCCGGAAAAAGCCTTGTGCCCACGTCATTGGGCTATGAAGTCAAGGAAAAATTGGACGACCATTTTCCCGATATCATGAACATCAAATTTACGGCCGAGATGGAAAAGGACCTCGACCAGATCTCCGAAGGGGAAAAGGACTGGGTCCGGGTCCTGACGGAATTCAACGACGAATTGACGAAGGACATCGACAAATTCGCGACGGTTGTCGAGGAGGAAAACGCGAAAATCGTCGCCTCCGACGTCGACTGTACGTGCGGCGCGGGGAAAATGATCCTCAAAAGCGGGCGTTACGGCCGCTATCTCGCTTGCCCCGACGAAGCGCAACCCTGCGACTACAAGATCTCCCTGCGGGGCATCGATATCCCCGTGGAGGACCTCAAAAATGGGGAAATCCATGTGAAGGAAGCGGTGGCGGAGCGGGAAGAGGCCCGAAAAGGCAGACCCACAGACGTCTTTACCGAGGACGGCGCGCGGCTTTTGCTGAAACTTGGCCGATTCGGCAGTTACCTCGAAAGCGAGCGCTATGAGAGCGATCAGATTCGTCAGCCTCTGCCGCCGGAAATCCGGAAAATGCTGGCAAGCGGGACCGAAACTGTTGTCGACGGCGTCGTGCAGCTGAAAGCCTTTATGGACAAATTGAAGGCCGAAGACGACGCGATCCTGGCCAAAGCGGGCGTTTGCGACAAATGCGGCAAACCCTTCAAAATCATGCGGGGGCGCTGGGGAAAATTCCTCGCCTGCACCGGATACCCCGACTGCAAAAATATCAAGAAAATCGACCGGCCGAAAAAGGAAGGAACGGCCGCCGAAACCGTAAAAACCGCAAAAACGACCAAAACCGCGGGCAAAGCCGCGAAAGCCAAGAAAATCACGGTGAAGAAAACCACAAAATCCAAATAG
- the dprA gene encoding DNA-processing protein DprA, translated as MRNVKSFSDVARLDDVHLRKYFKLEEAEIRKLREADSESFNREFDKEIESLIRLRMKVINLTDADYPEDLKNISQPPVFLYYRGNIALLKKRKIGVVGTRKATAYGTMACEKIVEGLADSGIVTVSGLAMGIDTVCHRRTLEKGGETVAVLGNGLDVIYPKINKRLYEKIGQEGLLVSEFPPGTEPTNFNFPLRNRIIVGLSRGVVIVESQETGGSLITAGIALEENRDVFVVPGDIFSPSSEGCNNLIKRSQGKLVTSAKDILDEYGWDGKKEEFMLPRMSELESRVYGELVKEKTLDELIVSTGIKTPDLLSVLMDLEIKRIVVSIAGGKYRRKN; from the coding sequence ATGAGAAACGTAAAAAGCTTTTCGGACGTCGCCCGTCTCGATGACGTCCATTTACGAAAATACTTCAAATTGGAGGAGGCCGAGATACGCAAGCTGCGAGAAGCGGACTCGGAGTCCTTCAACCGGGAATTCGACAAGGAGATTGAATCACTGATCCGGCTTCGGATGAAGGTCATTAACCTCACCGACGCCGACTATCCCGAAGATTTGAAAAATATCAGCCAACCGCCGGTATTTCTTTATTACAGGGGAAATATCGCTTTGCTGAAAAAACGGAAGATCGGCGTCGTCGGCACCCGTAAGGCTACGGCTTACGGGACCATGGCCTGCGAAAAGATCGTCGAAGGTCTCGCTGACAGCGGCATTGTCACGGTCAGCGGTCTTGCCATGGGCATCGATACGGTATGTCACCGGCGGACGCTGGAAAAGGGCGGGGAAACGGTGGCGGTCCTGGGCAACGGGCTCGACGTCATTTATCCGAAGATCAACAAGCGCCTCTACGAGAAAATCGGGCAGGAAGGCCTGCTCGTCAGTGAATTTCCGCCGGGGACGGAACCCACGAACTTCAATTTTCCCCTGAGAAACCGGATCATCGTCGGCCTCTCCCGCGGCGTCGTCATTGTCGAGAGCCAGGAAACCGGCGGGAGCCTCATTACCGCGGGCATAGCCCTCGAGGAAAACCGCGACGTCTTCGTGGTGCCGGGCGATATCTTCTCCCCTTCGTCCGAGGGCTGCAACAATCTGATCAAGCGCTCCCAGGGGAAGCTCGTGACCTCGGCCAAAGACATCCTCGACGAATACGGCTGGGACGGCAAAAAAGAAGAATTTATGCTGCCCCGGATGTCGGAACTGGAATCCCGGGTCTACGGGGAACTGGTCAAGGAAAAGACCCTCGACGAGCTCATCGTCTCTACTGGCATCAAGACCCCCGATCTGCTTTCGGTCCTTATGGATCTGGAGATCAAGCGGATCGTCGTCAGTATCGCCGGCGGGAAATACCGGCGGAAAAATTGA
- a CDS encoding tetratricopeptide repeat protein: MKKITGIFLCLGCLVASAGYRSWQFTRNVTEGRIERKAREPATQTRILQPARPATAAEEEGGEMSRYIQEFRNQELINIDSNGKIGGFDQALDDYLNATGRDTNLIFMLGNEYFMLGKYEKAFKVFSKGTSYVPNLFGAATTARMTGNFQTAVDYYDRVLESRGNMAEAYLGRGLAHRALKNYSNAIADLNSYLNFRKDENVYLGIGGIYMEIGDYAGAYETLLNGKRAFPSSKGINNMLSKVAAKLN; encoded by the coding sequence ATGAAAAAAATAACGGGAATTTTCCTGTGTCTGGGTTGCCTCGTCGCCTCGGCGGGATACCGGAGCTGGCAGTTCACCCGGAACGTGACCGAAGGCAGGATAGAGCGCAAGGCAAGGGAACCGGCGACGCAAACCCGGATCCTTCAGCCGGCCAGGCCCGCGACGGCGGCGGAGGAAGAGGGCGGCGAAATGTCCCGCTACATCCAGGAATTCCGCAACCAGGAACTCATCAACATCGACAGCAACGGCAAGATCGGCGGTTTTGACCAGGCTTTGGACGATTACCTCAACGCCACGGGCAGGGACACGAACCTGATCTTTATGCTGGGGAACGAGTATTTTATGCTGGGGAAATACGAAAAGGCCTTCAAGGTCTTTTCCAAAGGGACATCCTATGTGCCCAATCTCTTCGGCGCGGCCACCACGGCCCGGATGACCGGCAATTTCCAGACGGCCGTCGATTATTACGACAGGGTTTTGGAGAGCCGCGGCAACATGGCCGAGGCCTACCTCGGCAGAGGGCTTGCCCACCGGGCTCTCAAGAATTACAGCAACGCCATCGCCGATCTCAACAGTTATCTCAATTTTCGCAAGGACGAAAACGTCTACCTCGGGATCGGGGGCATCTACATGGAGATCGGAGACTACGCCGGCGCCTACGAGACGCTGCTCAACGGCAAAAGGGCTTTTCCCTCGTCCAAGGGCATAAACAATATGCTCTCCAAGGTGGCGGCAAAACTGAATTAA
- the megL gene encoding methionine gamma-lyase, with amino-acid sequence MKDIEKKGLGTKSIHGGQHGRNVFGALATPIIQSSTFTFENAEQARRRFALEESGYVYSRAGNPTLTVAEEKIALLEEGEAALATSSGMGAISATLWTFLAAGDHVVTDKTLYGCTFELLNHHMKRFGVEVDFVDASDPAAVRAAMKPNTRVIYLETPANPNMKIVDLEEIVKIAKTNSNTLVIVDNTFATPYAQTPLTLGCDLVVHSATKYLNGHGDLLAGFVAGKKELVDLVRGVGLKDMTGAVLAPMEAYFIIRGLKTFEIRMERICDTAMKVAEYLAGHPKVAVVHYPGLPGHPGHETAKKQMKNFGPMMAFELKGGLEAGKKLLDHVELCALAVSLGDAETLIQHPASMTHATLTPEERKAADIAEGLIRLSVGLENAEDIIADLDQALENV; translated from the coding sequence ATGAAAGATATCGAAAAGAAGGGACTCGGCACAAAAAGCATACACGGCGGACAACACGGCCGCAATGTCTTCGGAGCGCTGGCCACGCCGATCATCCAGTCATCCACATTTACATTCGAAAACGCGGAACAAGCCAGACGGCGCTTTGCCCTGGAAGAAAGCGGTTATGTCTACAGCCGGGCGGGCAATCCGACGCTGACGGTGGCGGAGGAAAAAATCGCCCTGCTGGAAGAAGGAGAAGCGGCCCTGGCCACATCCTCGGGTATGGGGGCCATTTCCGCGACGCTCTGGACCTTCCTCGCGGCAGGCGACCACGTCGTCACGGACAAAACGCTCTACGGCTGCACATTTGAGCTCTTGAACCACCACATGAAGCGCTTCGGCGTCGAGGTGGACTTTGTGGACGCGTCGGATCCCGCCGCGGTCCGGGCGGCCATGAAGCCCAACACCCGCGTGATTTACCTGGAGACCCCGGCAAATCCCAACATGAAGATCGTGGACCTCGAAGAAATCGTCAAAATCGCCAAAACCAATTCCAATACGCTGGTCATCGTGGACAACACGTTCGCGACGCCCTATGCCCAGACGCCGCTGACGCTGGGTTGCGACCTCGTCGTCCATTCGGCCACGAAATACCTCAACGGCCACGGGGACCTGCTGGCGGGCTTCGTGGCGGGGAAAAAAGAACTCGTGGACCTGGTCCGGGGCGTCGGGCTCAAGGACATGACGGGCGCCGTGCTGGCGCCAATGGAGGCCTATTTTATCATCCGGGGACTCAAGACCTTTGAGATCCGGATGGAAAGGATCTGCGACACGGCCATGAAAGTCGCGGAGTATCTGGCCGGGCATCCCAAGGTTGCCGTCGTGCACTATCCGGGACTGCCGGGTCATCCGGGCCATGAGACCGCAAAGAAGCAGATGAAAAACTTCGGGCCCATGATGGCCTTTGAGCTCAAAGGGGGCCTCGAGGCCGGGAAAAAACTTCTGGATCATGTGGAACTCTGCGCGCTGGCCGTAAGCCTCGGCGACGCCGAAACCCTGATCCAGCATCCGGCTTCCATGACCCACGCGACGCTGACGCCCGAAGAGCGGAAGGCGGCAGATATCGCCGAAGGGCTGATCCGGCTTTCCGTAGGGCTCGAAAACGCCGAAGACATTATCGCGGATCTCGACCAGGCCCTCGAAAACGTGTAG